One Sodalinema gerasimenkoae IPPAS B-353 DNA segment encodes these proteins:
- a CDS encoding glycosyltransferase, whose product MDSLIFLLLLLQLPAVAILLSRLAAGPTRKPPLTPQVLLGDRLGTVGVIVPTLNEVHRLSPCLAGLTQQAHEVRSIVVVDSRSEDGTQGLVESFAQRDPRVRLIEDDPLPPDWVGRPWALHNGYRYFSPPTDSSVESESAPKPSLPPVEWLLGIDADTQPQPGLVAGLVAEAEREGYDLVSLSPRFILKYPGELLLQPALLMTLLYRFGPTGSPSPSAERVMANGQCLLVRRSVLQAIDGYHCARRSFCDDVTLAREVARRGYRVAFWDGSELLKVRMYDGAAETWREWGRSLDLKDASSWGQTWSDVWLLWMLQGLPLPVLLGSLLVSGPGTPLGGILVGLNALLLLIRVALGWAIAPSYDRAQAQGAWLFWLSPLADPLAALRISLSALHRPTHWRGRVYNINNNA is encoded by the coding sequence ATGGATAGCCTGATTTTCCTTCTGCTGCTGCTTCAGCTTCCGGCTGTGGCCATTCTCTTGTCTCGTTTAGCCGCCGGACCCACTCGTAAACCCCCCCTCACTCCCCAAGTCCTGTTGGGCGATCGCTTGGGAACGGTGGGGGTCATTGTGCCGACGCTGAATGAAGTCCACCGCCTCAGTCCCTGTTTGGCGGGGTTGACGCAGCAGGCCCATGAGGTGCGATCGATTGTGGTGGTGGATAGTCGTTCTGAGGATGGAACTCAAGGGTTGGTAGAATCCTTCGCCCAGCGAGATCCTCGGGTGCGCCTGATTGAAGATGACCCCCTCCCGCCGGATTGGGTGGGTCGTCCCTGGGCCCTGCATAACGGTTATCGCTATTTTTCGCCCCCCACTGATTCCTCTGTGGAGTCTGAGTCTGCCCCTAAACCGAGCTTACCCCCAGTGGAGTGGCTGTTAGGGATTGATGCGGATACGCAACCCCAACCGGGATTAGTGGCGGGGTTGGTGGCGGAGGCGGAACGGGAGGGCTATGATTTGGTCTCTCTGTCGCCGCGCTTTATTTTGAAATATCCTGGTGAGTTATTGCTGCAACCGGCGTTGTTGATGACTCTGCTGTATCGCTTTGGGCCCACGGGAAGCCCCAGTCCCTCAGCGGAACGGGTGATGGCCAATGGGCAATGTTTGTTGGTGCGACGCTCGGTATTGCAGGCCATTGATGGCTATCACTGCGCCCGTCGCTCGTTCTGTGATGATGTCACCTTGGCGCGAGAGGTGGCCCGGCGCGGCTATCGGGTGGCCTTTTGGGATGGGTCTGAGTTGCTGAAGGTACGGATGTACGATGGGGCGGCGGAAACTTGGCGGGAATGGGGGCGATCGCTCGACCTCAAGGATGCCTCGTCTTGGGGACAGACCTGGAGTGATGTCTGGCTGCTCTGGATGCTGCAAGGACTGCCCTTGCCGGTGCTGTTGGGGTCACTCCTGGTATCGGGGCCGGGAACGCCTCTGGGGGGCATTCTTGTGGGGCTGAATGCCCTATTGCTGCTGATTCGGGTGGCTTTGGGTTGGGCGATCGCCCCGTCCTATGATCGCGCTCAGGCTCAAGGGGCCTGGCTGTTCTGGCTTTCCCCTCTGGCGGACCCTCTGGCGGCCCTGCGGATTTCCCTCTCGGCGCTGCATCGCCCCACTCATTGGCGAGGTCGTGTTTATAATATCAACAACAACGCTTAA
- the cruF gene encoding gamma-carotene 1'-hydroxylase CruF, translating into MKHLRIAERACLGIHIFSMAFGLAGLLLVLPNPEFIAQLSPLGLKAFGLGMSQGGVSYIILGAIAVGLFGYRTLGLKPLLAFFIPSFFLSLSSELLGTSTGFPFGAYHYLSGLGYKIAGLVPFTIPLSWFYMGFVCFVLATALFEVTPLARWQRQIAAISLGAILLTAWDLVLDPAMSQTPYPFWAFEEVGSFFGMPYRNIAGWIGTGVIYMTVATALQNGKQFVLSRRDLGLPVAVYLVNFTFGASITLVLLDAQFTVPTLLSTLFGVVPALLCWRLAPQEVASEEETPRVSDAEMDYPALETAAK; encoded by the coding sequence ATGAAGCATCTCAGAATCGCCGAACGCGCCTGCCTGGGCATTCATATCTTCTCGATGGCGTTTGGACTAGCGGGGCTGCTGCTGGTTCTGCCGAATCCTGAGTTTATTGCCCAGTTATCGCCTTTAGGACTCAAAGCCTTTGGCTTGGGCATGAGCCAAGGGGGCGTCAGCTATATCATCCTCGGGGCGATTGCCGTGGGTTTGTTTGGCTATCGTACCCTGGGACTCAAACCCCTTTTGGCCTTTTTCATTCCCTCCTTTTTCCTTTCCCTGAGTAGCGAACTCCTGGGCACTAGCACGGGTTTTCCCTTTGGTGCTTATCACTACCTCAGTGGCTTGGGCTACAAAATTGCTGGCCTCGTGCCATTTACGATTCCCCTGTCTTGGTTCTATATGGGGTTTGTCTGTTTTGTCCTGGCCACGGCACTGTTTGAAGTGACCCCTCTGGCCCGTTGGCAACGTCAGATTGCTGCTATTTCCCTGGGGGCGATTCTGCTGACGGCTTGGGATTTGGTCTTAGATCCGGCTATGAGTCAGACCCCCTATCCGTTCTGGGCCTTTGAGGAAGTGGGCAGCTTCTTTGGGATGCCTTACCGCAATATCGCCGGTTGGATTGGGACTGGGGTGATCTATATGACCGTAGCGACAGCGTTACAAAATGGCAAACAGTTTGTGCTGTCTCGGCGAGATTTAGGCCTACCGGTGGCGGTTTATCTGGTTAATTTTACCTTTGGGGCCAGCATTACTTTAGTGCTGTTGGATGCTCAGTTTACGGTGCCAACCCTTCTGAGCACTCTCTTTGGGGTAGTTCCGGCGCTGCTATGTTGGCGACTGGCCCCTCAGGAGGTTGCATCTGAGGAGGAGACTCCTCGGGTGTCTGACGCTGAGATGGACTATCCCGCCTTGGAAACGGCGGCCAAATAG
- a CDS encoding alcohol dehydrogenase catalytic domain-containing protein → MKAQVFHGSGELRYEDLPQPTASEGEVIVAVKAVGLSPLDLYRLRVPELEQPLVLGQEIAGTIVEVGPEVRSWRVGQRVATLAHVPCMRCLACLEDRFSACETYQAHTTTAGLTPSGGGFAEFVKVPRHLVDHGGLVALPGHITFERACFLQPINSLLHGFARLNLQPEQHIWILGAGSLGAIAVLLAQRLGLHPLVSDRNPQRLEAALDLGAKAAFNSNSDDLHTKVRAFTDGEGVDGALLTEPQGWDVMHALDGTRPGGKLLCMTDYADPLPVPLDPLAFARRQIDLLGCSGLSPRQQSRSLTYLFDHHLPLETTISDRVPLAELASILEPLQSPNSDSRKILVYPS, encoded by the coding sequence ATGAAAGCACAAGTATTTCACGGGTCAGGGGAGCTACGGTATGAAGATCTCCCCCAACCGACTGCCTCAGAGGGAGAGGTGATCGTCGCTGTTAAAGCCGTCGGTCTATCTCCCTTAGATCTCTATCGTCTGCGAGTTCCGGAATTGGAGCAACCCCTCGTCCTCGGCCAAGAAATTGCCGGAACCATCGTTGAGGTGGGCCCCGAGGTGCGCTCCTGGCGGGTAGGACAGCGGGTGGCGACCCTGGCCCATGTTCCCTGTATGCGCTGTCTGGCCTGTCTAGAAGACCGCTTTTCTGCCTGTGAGACCTATCAAGCCCATACCACCACGGCCGGGTTAACCCCCAGTGGTGGAGGCTTTGCGGAGTTTGTCAAGGTTCCCAGACATTTAGTTGACCATGGCGGCTTAGTAGCACTTCCCGGACATATTACCTTTGAGCGGGCCTGTTTTTTGCAACCCATCAATAGCCTCTTGCATGGCTTCGCTCGGCTGAACCTACAACCCGAACAGCACATCTGGATTTTGGGGGCCGGTTCCCTGGGGGCGATCGCCGTGCTGCTGGCCCAACGGCTGGGACTGCATCCCCTCGTGAGCGATCGCAATCCTCAACGGCTCGAAGCCGCCCTAGACTTAGGGGCCAAAGCCGCCTTCAACAGCAACAGCGATGACCTTCACACCAAAGTCCGGGCCTTTACCGACGGCGAGGGAGTCGATGGGGCCCTGCTCACCGAACCCCAAGGCTGGGATGTGATGCACGCCCTCGATGGAACCCGTCCAGGGGGAAAATTACTCTGTATGACCGATTATGCCGATCCCCTACCCGTTCCCCTCGATCCCCTCGCCTTTGCCCGCCGCCAAATTGACCTTCTCGGCTGTTCGGGCCTCTCTCCTCGGCAACAGTCCCGCAGCCTCACCTATTTGTTTGACCATCATCTGCCCCTAGAAACCACCATCAGCGATCGCGTCCCCCTTGCTGAGTTAGCCAGCATCCTAGAGCCTCTCCAAAGTCCCAACAGTGATAGTCGTAAAATTTTGGTGTATCCCAGCTAA